A stretch of Polypterus senegalus isolate Bchr_013 chromosome 5, ASM1683550v1, whole genome shotgun sequence DNA encodes these proteins:
- the fam110b gene encoding protein FAM110B produces the protein MPTETLQTDSMVKPTGQTTTFASAVPLRILNKGPDYFRRQAEPNPKRLSAVERLEADKAKYVKSQEVINAKQEPVKPAVLAKPPVCQATKRAGSSPSLKASNNNSKSDSSLKRENLNLEILKNIINSSEGSSSGTVHKHSSRSWAPHRSESTELNRRSFAESLKVFPTQGHSSPHGSNLNLSKRLFEEQSSDSSLHVSHSSSDIRRICNGKPLKATPSSSSAPPLPPKPSFTACNTLKSPENDSMEPDSAVGRRPSLHRSKSDLSDRYARASADVERFFNYCGLDPEELENFGVENFTRANSDIISLNFRSASMISSDCDQSRHSNDDLTDDEDANERVPYGISAVERNARVIKWLYSIKQARESQKVSHV, from the coding sequence ATGCCTACAGAAACACTACAGACAGATAGCATGGTCAAACCCACAGGTCAGACCACTACCTTTGCATCGGCTGTCCCACTACGGATACTAAACAAAGGGCCAGACTATTTCCGTCGGCAGGCAGAACCCAATCCTAAAAGACTGAGCGCAGTGGAGAGACTGGAAGCAGACAAGGCTAAATACGTGAAGAGTCAAGAGGTGATtaatgcaaagcaggaacccGTGAAACCCGCTGTCTTGGCCAAGCCACCAGTTTGTCAGGCGACAAAACGAGCAGGGAGCAGCCCATCCTTGAAGGCCTCAAACAACAACTCCAAGAGTGATAGTAGTCTTAAAAGAGAGAATTTAAACCTAGAAATTCTGAAAAATATCATAAACAGCTCAGAGGGTTCATCCTCGGGGACAGTTCACAAACACAGTTCCAGAAGCTGGGCACCACACAGATCGGAATCAACTGAGCTCAACAGGCGTTCTTTTGCTGAATCTCTGAAGGTGTTCCCTACCCAAGGTCACTCAAGCCCACATGGAAGCAATCTAAACCTTAGTAAACGGCTATTTGAAGAGCAGTCAAGTGATTCATCTTTGCATGTTTCCCATAGTTCATCAGACATTAGAAGAATATGCAATGGAAAGCCATTGAAAGCAACACCTAGTAGTAGCTCTGCTCCACCTCTTCCACCAAAACCCAGTTTTACAGCTTGTAATACTCTAAAATCTCCTGAGAATGACTCTATGGAGCCAGACAGTGCAGTAGGTCGGAGACCATCGCTGCACAGGTCTAAATCAGATCTAAGTGATAGATATGCCCGCGCCAGTGCTGACGTTGAACGTTTTTTTAACTACTGCGGACTGGATCCTGAAGAACTTGAAAATTTTGGTGTGGAGAACTTTACACGCGCAAACTCGGATATAATCTCTCTCAACTTTCGCAGTGCAAGTATGATTAGTTCAGACTGTGACCAGTCAAGACACAGTAATGATGACTTAACAGATGATGAAGACGCTAATGAGAGAGTGCCATACGGCATCTCTGCAGTCGAACGAAATGCCAGGGTCATCAAGTGGCTTTACAGCATTAAGCAAGCTCGAGAATCGCAAAAAGTGTCTCATGTGTGA